One window of the Triticum dicoccoides isolate Atlit2015 ecotype Zavitan chromosome 3B, WEW_v2.0, whole genome shotgun sequence genome contains the following:
- the LOC119279394 gene encoding leucine-rich repeat extensin-like protein 3 → MMRAALLLLVALAAAARAAASGFSGYGGGEGAGTAAAVEVDPSWQFPSRRIEDAYVALQTWKRHAIFSDPKNLTADWAGPDVCNYTGVFCAPLPSDPRVLAVAGVDLNHGDIAGYLPPELGLLADLALLHLNSNRFCGMIPGTLRRLSLLHELDLSNNRFVGPFPEVVLDMPALRFLDLRFNEFEGGVPSRLFDKPLDAIFLNHNRFRFEIPDNIGNSPVSVLVLSHNTFGGCLPASLANMSGTLNEILLINNGLESCLPPELGRLRELTVLDVSHNQLAGPLTQEVAGLRKLEQLNVAHNLLSGPIPQAVCALPRLKNFTFSYNFFTGEPPACARVVPRGSDRDNCLPNRPAQRTRQQCAAFYAHPPVNCAAFQCKPFVLPSPPPSPPPPLPSPPPPSPPPPSPPPPSPPPPSPSPPPPLPSPPPPSPPPPSPPP, encoded by the coding sequence ATGATGCGAGCCGCGCTACTCCTGCtcgtcgccctcgccgccgccgccagggccgcGGCGTCGGGCTTCTCCGGCTATGGAGGGGGCGAGGGGGccggaacggcggcggcggtggaggtggaTCCGTCGTGGCAGTTCCCGAGCCGCCGCATCGAGGACGCCTACGTCGCGCTGCAGACCTGGAAGCGCCACGCCATCTTCTCCGACCCGAAGAACCTCACCGCCGACTGGGCGGGCCCGGACGTCTGCAATTACACGGGCGTCTTCTGCGCGCCGCTGCCGTCCGACCCGCGCGTGCTCGCCGTCGCCGGCGTTGACCTCAACCACGGCGACATCGCGGGCTACCTCCCGCCGGAGCTCGGCCTGCTCGCCGACCTCGCGCTGCTGCACCTCAACTCCAACCGCTTCTGCGGCATGATCCCGGGCACGCTCCGCCGCCTCAGCCTCCTTCACGAGCTCGACCTCAGCAACAACCGCTTCGTCGGGCCCTTCCCCGAGGTCGTGCTCGACATGCCGGCGCTCCGGTTCCTCGACCTCCGGTTCAATGAGTTCGAGGGCGGCGTGCCCAGCCGCCTCTTCGACAAGCCGCTCGACGCCATCTTCCTCAACCACAACCGCTTCCGCTTCGAGATTCCGGACAACATCGGCAACTCGCCGGTCTCCGTCCTCGTCCTCTCGCACAACACCTTCGGCGGATGCCTCCCCGCCAGCCTCGCCAACATGTCCGGCACGCTCAACGAGATCTTGCTCATCAACAACGGCCTCGAGTCATGCCTGCCGCCGGAGCTCGGCCGCCTGCGGGAGCTCACGGTGCTCGATGTCAGCCACAACCAGCTCGCCGGCCCGCTCACGCAGGAGGTGGCGGGGCTGAGGAAGCTGGAGCAGCTCAACGTCGCGCACAACCTGCTCTCCGGGCCGATACCACAGGCCGTGTGTGCTCTGCCGCGGCTCAAGAATTTCACCTTCTCATACAACTTCTTCACCGGGGAGCCGCCGGCGTGCGCGCGCGTCGTGCCTCGGGGCAGCGACCGGGACAACTGCCTGCCGAATCGCCCCGCTCAGCGGACGCGGCAGCAGTGCGCCGCCTTCTATGCCCACCCGCCCGTCAACTGTGCGGCGTTCCAGTGCAAGCCGTTCGTCCTGCCTTCGCCGCCTCCGTCCCCGCCCCCGCCGTTGCCATCACCGCCACCGCCTTCTCCGCCACCACCATCCCCACCGCCGCCATCACCTCCTCCGCCTTcgccatctccaccaccaccattACCATCACCACCCCCACCTTCACCTCCACCGCCATCCCCGCCTCCA